From a single Sorghum bicolor cultivar BTx623 chromosome 5, Sorghum_bicolor_NCBIv3, whole genome shotgun sequence genomic region:
- the LOC8079132 gene encoding glycine-rich domain-containing protein 1, with the protein MDGEQAARWAAAQEGVPVGADLVAAALRQLKFLAAVDRRRWLYDEGPLLHRAIRRYKACWLPLLDKHTKAAVVDGPLVVPLDCEWIWHCHRLNPVQYIRDCKKVYGRILNNNNVESSTQTKSILQSEKIWKELYPEEPFKLEFTKTSDVVMDVNPGVAEDITYDLVSAVKRQSSFYYQVGTPTMHDSRFLQEALARYKAFLYLIKMNQEKGLQRFRVPTYDVDLLWHTHQLHPVTYRNDMVKLLGKVLEHDDTDADRSEGKKLDVGFTETTEQFENTFGVRYWKAGCMYRGNMPSPVTSTPQIFSTEVGTGSDICKAQKDLNALDITAVELYLQIVDINNLPSAVRKENVYVRFTKNQPDTFISDGGKLDISTVTGKNAGVCLQCEPTGELILVVMVDQVSKKPEPIGKVSFPLQDLIGPDSKLSFEKWFELKAHGGHATSPPVSLRVAASATVPSSFQKVFSMVMMEPFSLKSCLLPHSIKDQNMSSWTRFVYDCGTELIRLQIREQKAKNGMAAVRELVGVLKSPKKQFQLAEFKENKWTLKDSMLSITHGTDGSLLDLKGDNQLIKLYQGRKLEYERKCCSAHSEDVSAVTAVKFCAEHPYGKAVALLDTESQLIMVNEDWFLLPWITTSVLFMDADGKDSMKLIGGAVVQKGAVFGSDTSMVLETQAVGAGSVATAPAQCGTCSTAFSGDKVVAGFKAEHASSGASRTVVVSGENSHTESASGCGGGCGSSCGPMVAEDSKADNAKSGGCGSGCGGGCGGGGGCGTMLKASTMASEGQSRSGGCGSGCGGGCGGGGGCGTMLKASTMASEGQSKSGGCGGGCGSGCGGGCGSGMAIEGSKTANHAKSGGCGSGCGGGCGGGGGCGTMLKASTMASVGQSKSGGCGGGCGSGCGGGCGGGMAIEGSKTANHAKSGGCGSGCGSGCGGGCGTLFSSSTAADQGHSRSSGGCGSGCGGGGCGSGSMVAEGSTGRHAKSGGCGSSCGGGCGGGGGCGTIFNVSTKAGGEGKHSVSGGCGSGCGGGGCGGGCGTVFNA; encoded by the exons ATGGACGGGGAGCAGGCGGCGCGGTGGGCGGCGGCGCAGGAGGGGGTCCCCGTCGGGGCGGACCTtgtcgcggcggcgctgcggcaGCTGAAGTTCCTCGCGGCGGTGGACCGCCGCCGGTGGCTCTACGACGAGGGCCCGCTGCTCCACCGGGCCATACGCAG GTACAAAGCATGCTGGCTTCCCCTTCTTGATAAGCACACTAAGGCTGCGGTTGTAGATGGCCCATTGGTTGTTCCTCTTGATTGTGAGTGGATATGGCACTGCCATCGGCTTAACCCG GTTCAGTACATAAGGGACTGCAAGAAAGTATACGGTAGAATTCTGAACAATAACAATGTTGAGTCATCCACTCAAACAAAATCAATACTTCAGTCAGAGAAGATTTGGAAAGAGTTGTATCCTGAGGAGCCCTTCAAATTGGAGTTCACAAAAACCTCTGACGTTGTGATGGATGTGAACCCTGGAGTTGCAGAGGACATTACCTATGATCTGGTCTCTGCTGTTAAGAGACAATCCTCTTTCTATTATCAG GTTGGAACACCTACAATGCATGATTCACGGTTTCTCCAAGAAGCTCTAGCTCGATACAAGGCGTTTCTGTACCTGATCAAGATGAATCAAGAAAAAGGGTTGCAACGCTTCCGTGTACCAACCTACGATGTGGATCTCTTGTGGCACACTCACCAGCTGCATCCTGTTACCTACCGCAACGACATGGTGAAGCTTCTTGGAAAAGTTCTGGAGCATGATGACACCGATGCTGATCGATCTGAAGGAAAGAAACTCGATGTTGGATTCACCGAGACTACTGAACAGTTTGAGAATACCTTTGGTGTAAGATACTGGAAGGCTGGATGTATGTACCGTGGCAACATGCCATCTCCTGTGACATCCACTCCTCAGATATTCAGTACTGAGGTTGGTACGGGATCGGACATCTGCAAAGCTCAGAAGGATCTTAATGCCCTTGATATAACAGCTGTAGAG TTGTATTTACAAATTGTGGACATCAATAATTTGCCATCTGCTGTTCGAAAAGAAAATGTGTATGTAAGGTTCACCAAGAATCAACCAGATACATTTATCAGTGACGGTGGCAAGTTGGATATTTCAACAGTTACAGGGAAGAACGCTGGAGTTTGTTTACAGTGTGAACCTACCGGAGAACTCATTCTTGTGGTAATGGTTGATCAGGTATCAAAGAAACCAGAACCGATAGGGAAAGTTTCTTTCCCACTGCAAGATTTGATAGGTCCTGATTCTAAGCTCTCCTTCGAGAAGTGGTTTGAACTGAAAGCTCATGGTGGGCATGCCACTTCCCCTCCTGTTAGTCTTCGTGTTGCAGCTTCTGCTACTGTCCCAAGCAGCTTTCAGAAGGTGTTCAGCATGGTCATGATGGAGCCTTTCTCTCTGAAGTCGTGTCTTCTGCCACATTCCATCAAGGATCAAAACATGAGTAGCTGGACTCGTTTCGTATATGATTGTGGTACCGAGCTTATCCGTCTTCAGATAAG AGAGCAAAAGGCAAAGAATGGCATGGCTGCTGTTCGGGAATTGGTCGGAGTATTGAAGTCACCAAAAAAGCAATTTCAGCTTGCAGAATTCAAGGAAAATAAGTGGACCCTAAAAGACTCCATGCTGTCAATAACTCATGGCACTGATGGCAGTCTACTCGATCTCAAAGGTGACAACCAACTG atcaagctctATCAGGGAAGGAAACTAGAATACGAGCGCAAATGCTGCAGCGCTCATTCTGAGGATGTTTCAGCTGTTACTGCTGTAAAGTTCTGTGCTGAACATCCATATGGCAAAGCTGTTGCCTTGCTAGACACTGAATCTCAGCTTATCATG GTGAATGAGGATTGGTTCCTACTTCCATGGATCACGACATCGGTCCTTTTTATGGATGCTGATGGCAAGGACAGCATGAAACTTATCGGTGGTGCTGTGGTCCAGAAGGGTGCAGTGTTTGGATCTGACACTAGCATGGTCCTAGAGACACAGGCCGTCGGAGCAGGAAGCGTGGCAACGGCTCCTGCACAATGTGGTACTTGCAGCACGGCATTCAGTGGTGACAAAGTCGTGGCGGGCTTCAAGGCTGAACATGCTAGCTCTGGTGCTTCTCGTACAGTCGTTGTGAGTGGTGAGAACAGCCACACTGAATCTGCTTCTGGCTGTGGAGGCGGCTGCGGTAGCAGCTGTGGACCCATGGTGGCTGAGGACTCCAAGGCCGACAATGCCAAGTCTGGGGGCTGTGGTTCTGGGTGTGGTGGTGGTTGCGGTGGCGGGGGAGGCTGTGGGACCATGCTGAAGGCCAGCACCATGGCCAGCGAGGGCCAGTCCAGGTCTGGAGGCTGCGGTTCCGGCTGTGGTGGTGGCTGTGGTGGCGGGGGAGGCTGTGGGACCATGCTCAAAGCCAGCACCATGGCCAGCGAGGGACAGTCCAAGTCTGGAGGCTGCGGTGGTGGCTGTGGCTCCGGCTGTGGTGGTGGCTGTGGCAGCGGCATGGCTATCGAAGGCTCGAAGACAGCCAACCACGCCAAGTCTGGTGGCTGCGGCTCTGGCTGCGGTGGTGGCTGTGGTGGCGGGGGAGGCTGTGGGACCATGCTCAAAGCCAGCACCATGGCCAGCGTGGGACAGTCCAAGTCTGGAGGCTGCGGTGGTGGCTGTGGTTCCGGCTGTGGTGGTGGCTGTGGCGGCGGCATGGCTATCGAAGGCTCGAAGACAGCCAACCACGCTAAGTCTGGTGGCTGCGGCTCTGGCTGCGGTAGCGGTTGTGGAGGAGGCTGCGGCACCCTGTTCAGCTCCAGCACCGCAGCCGACCAAGGTCATTCCAGATCCAGTGGTGGCTGTGGCTCTGGCTGTGGCGGTGGAGGCTGCGGCAGTGGCAGCATGGTCGCCGAAGGCTCCACCGGCAGGCATGCCAAGTCCGGAGGCTGTGGCTCTAGCTGCGGTGGTGgttgcggtggcggtggcggctgtGGCACCATATTCAATGTGAGCACCAAGGCCGGCGGCGAGGGCAAGCACTCTGTGTCCGGCGGCTGTGGCTCTGGCTGCGGCGGTGGAGGCTGTGGTGGCGGTTGCGGCACCGTGTTCAACGCATGA
- the LOC8079133 gene encoding stress enhanced protein 1, chloroplastic: MAPFAVLRSSSPVVAAAAAATAPSFSRRMSSHASALRIISSKSRVSCRGRASSRSLSIRCEQQSAKQGGGGGPDVWLGRAAMVGFASAIAVEVGTGKGFLQNFGVATPAPTLALVVSGLVVGLVVFFLLQSGGGSRGRD; the protein is encoded by the exons ATGGCGCCCTTCGCCGTCCTCCGCTCGTCGTCTCCGgtggtggccgccgccgccgccgcgacggcGCCGTCGTTCAGTCGTCGCATGTCCAGCCACG CATCTGCACTGCGCATCATCTCCAGCAAGAGCCGCGTCTCGTGCAGGGGCAGGGCATCCAGCAGGTCGCTGTCCATCAGGTGCGAGCAGCAGAGCGCGAagcagggcggcggcggcggacccGACGTGTGGCTGGGCCGCGCGGCCATGGTCGGCTTCGCCTCCGCGATCGCCGTCGAGGTCGGCACCGGCAAAGGCTTCCTCCAG AACTTCGGCGTGGCTACTCCGGCGCCGACGCTGGCGCTCGTCGTGTCGGGGCTCGTCGTCGGCCTCGTCGTCTTCTTCCTGCTCCAGTCCGGAGGAGGCTCGCGAGGGCGAGACTGA
- the LOC110436012 gene encoding uncharacterized protein LOC110436012 has protein sequence MSEEEAIEKLRLGGRKMRENEDGVAVCGHRCCRVRGRHLRTGALYVDVEDLMLMLPPATPSSRLALRISKGQYKGHVNRPTIILEAVASHDLWCWHAFYGMPGSHNDINVLHRSPLFDNLAEGRAPEVNYTINGHEYNMGYLLADGIYPTWATLVKTISSPMGNKQKYFAAAQESARKDVERFFGVFQSRFAIIRQPGRIWDRETLALIVRACVIMHNMIVEDERVVDPDERFPDVCDNVQPSHGTPHRTLAEFIEAHKKIRDKPTHCQLKEDLIEHL, from the exons ATGTCGGAGGAGGAAGCAATAGAGAAATTGCGGCTGGGAGGGAGGAAAATGAGAGAGAATGAGGATGGAG TCGCAGTTTGTGGCCATCGCTGCTGCCGCGTACGTGGACGTCATTTGCGAACTGGTGCGCTGTACGTGGACGTCGAGGACTTGATGCTCATGCTGCCGCCGGCGACTCCATCAAGCAGGCTTGCGCTGCGGATCTCGAAG GGCCAATACAAGGGGCATGTGAACCGGCCAACTATCATTTTAGAAGCTGTTGCATCTCATGACCTTTGGTGTTGGCATGCATTTTATGGGATGCCTGGTTCGCATAATGATATCAACGTTCTTCACCGTTCTCCATTGTTCGACAACTTGGCGGAAGGTAGAGCTCCAGAGGTGAACTATACCATTAATGGCCATGAGTACAACATGGGGTATTTACTCGCTGATGGTATTTACCCCACATGGGCCACTTTAGTGAAGACCATCTCATCTCCTATGGGGAACAAGCAGAAATATTTTGCGGCAGCTCAAGAATCAGCGAGGAAGGATGTGGAAAGGTTTTTTGGGGTCTTTCAGTCTAGGTTTGCCATTATTCGACAGCCAGGTCGCATTTGGGACAGAGAGACTCTAGCATTGATTGTGAGGGCTTGTGTTATTATGCACAATATGattgttgaagatgaaagagttgtcGACCCTGATGAGCGGTTCCCGGATGTTTGTGACAATGTGCAACCTTCTCATGGCACACCTCATCGCACACTAGCTGAATTTATTGAAGCCCATAAAAAAATCAGAGACAAGCCAACACATTGTCAATTGAAAGAAGATCTCATCGAGCACCTATGA
- the LOC8079131 gene encoding transmembrane protein 45A: MGSFKGHVLPGTLFLLVGLWRVWCSASRHAASPSTFRVRAWNPVRTTTSSSPLRLLELYVVAGGAFADMCVEVLYSTHLRIFVDGGEVNPAHLNDLEHGGMLLMFFLFGALALASQLWPRYLPLTDGALCLVAATAFTAELVLFYFHSTTHMGLEGYYHYLLVVLVALCVAATVLGALLPASFPVDLASGVLIALQGLWFYQTAFTLYGPMLPAGCARDADGHIDCHARAAQERAEQLANFQFFGLVFLAFCYVLGCYAVAAARYGHPELAAMHDKHVAAMEGHGDAGGGDRQEECAI; the protein is encoded by the exons ATGGGGTCGTTCAAGGGCCACGTGCTGCCGGGGACGCTATTCCTGCTGGTGGGTCTATGGCGGGTCTGGTGCTCGGCGTCGCGACACGCCGCGTCGCCGTCGACGTTCCGCGTCCGGGCATGGAACCCCGTgcgcaccaccacctcctcctcgccgctgCGGCTGCTGGAGCTCTACGTGGTGGCGGGGGGCGCGTTCGCGGACATGTGCGTGGAGGTGCTCTACTCCACGCACCTCCGGATCTTCGTCGACGGCGGGGAAGTCAACCCGGCGCACCTCAACGACCTCGAGCACGGCGGGATGCTCCTCATGTTCTTCCTCTTCGGCGCTCTCGCCCTCGCCTCCCAGCTCTGGCCCAG GTACCTCCCGCTGACCGACGGCGCACTCTGCCTGGTAGCGGCGACGgcgttcacggcggagctggtGCTCTTCTACTTCCACTCCACGACGCACATGGGTCTCGAAGGCTACTACCACtacctcctcgtcgtcctcgtgGCGCTCTGCGTCGCCGCCACCGTCCTGGGCGCGCTCCTGCCGGCGAGCTTCCCGGTGGACCTCGCCTCGGGCGTCCTCATCGCGCTGCAGGGGCTCTGGTTCTACCAGACGGCGTTCACGCTCTACGGTCCCATGCTCCCCGCCGGGTGCGCGCGTGACGCCGACGGCCACATCGACTGCCATGCGCGCGCCGCGCAGGAGCGCGCCGAGCAGCTCGCCAACTTCCAGTTCTTTGGACTCGTCTTCCTCGCCTTCTGTTATGTGCTTGGGTGCTACGCTGTCGCTGCGGCGAGGTATGGCCACCCGGAGCTCGCCGCGATGCACGACAAGCACGTCGCGGCGATGGAGGGCCATGGCGACGCCGGCGGCGGTGACCGCCAGGAGGAGTGCGCGATCTAG